Proteins encoded by one window of Lycium barbarum isolate Lr01 chromosome 11, ASM1917538v2, whole genome shotgun sequence:
- the LOC132619571 gene encoding uncharacterized protein LOC132619571, producing MSSIASESCGDDLESYASSNGGYNYDSDGGYGGDDMTYDHDRYGSEEYISGGEYETSGSHGPYKEEDKGVEEFYEESYGEDEDSHTTHHGHGSDLRYIPSSHLCYEPIGEDLHGLGSCDEYESYGHALCGEYTREDSGFEHDPCEESSSRHS from the coding sequence ATGTCATCCATAGCTTCGGAATCATGTGGTGATGATTTGGAGAGTTATGCCTCTAGTAATGGAGGATATAACTATGATAGTGATGGAGGCTACGGAGGAGATGATATGACTTATGACCATGATCGATATGGTAGTGAAGAGTACATCTCCGGAGGTGAATATGAGACGAGTGGATCTCATGGGCCTTATAAAGAAGAAGACAAAGGAGTAGAAGAGTTCTATGAAGAATCATATGGTGAAGATGAAGATTCTCATACTACACACCATGGACATGGAAGCGACTTGAGGTATATTCCTTCCTCGCACTTATGTTATGAACCAATTGGTGAAGACTTGCATGGATTGGGAAGTTGTGATGAATATGAGTCTTATGGTCATGCACTTTGTGGTGAATATACACGTGAAGATAGTGGATTTGAACATGACCCTTGTGAGGAATCTTCTAGTAGGCATTCATAA
- the LOC132618953 gene encoding cytochrome b561 and DOMON domain-containing protein At2g04850 → MQSNSNTFNFIKMIQNIPPLIPFIHHNFHHSQFFTIMFPFFFSFLIFLSFFPFTIVFSSHCTTSTSTKKFDKCMPLPSQEASIAWTFHPHNATLDIVFFGSFISPSGWVGFGTNPSSAEMTGTRALIAFPDPNSGQLVLLPYIIDPSVKLQKNPLLSKPLDIHLLASSSTLYGGKMATIHNGATIQIYATLKLVPNRTKNVHFVWNRGIYVQGYSPTIHPTNINDLSSVATIDVLSGSQAICRNNFLTLKDVHGVINAISWGVILPVGAVTARYLRHIESLGPAWFYAHAGIQLSGILLGTVGFAIGIRLGQLSPGRVYGLHRKLGIATFILGMLQTLALFFRPKTTNKFRRYWKSYHHLVGYACVVLGVVNVFQGFEVMGEGRSYVKLAYCLCLSTLIGISVALEVNSWVVFCRKAKEEKLRREGLIGSSGKFSGSSHG, encoded by the coding sequence ATGCAATCAAACTCCAATACctttaatttcatcaaaatgatcCAAAATATCCCTCCTTTAATTCCTTTCATCCACCATAATTTTCATCACTCCCAATTCTTCACCATCATGtttcccttcttcttctcctttctcattttcctctcttttttccCCTTCACAATAGTCTTTTCCTCCCATTGCACAACCTCAACATCCACAAAAAAATTTGATAAATGTATGCCACTCCCTTCACAAGAAGCCTCTATTGCTTGGACTTTCCATCCACATAATGCCACTCTTGATATTGTATTTTTTGGTTCATTTATTTCTCCTTCTGGTTGGGTTGGTTTTGGAACTAACCCAAGTTCAGCTGAAATGACTGGAACTCGTGCATTAATAGCCTTTCCTGATCCAAATTCTGGCCAACTTGTTCTATTACCTTACATAATTGACCCATCAGTCAAGTTGCAAAAAAATccacttctttcaaaacctttaGATATTCATCTCTTAGCATCTTCATCTACTTTGTATGGTGGCAAAATGGCTACTATACACAATGGTGCTACAATTCAAATTTATGCCACGTTAAAACTTGTACCTAACAGGACCAAAAATGTACACTTTGTTTGGAACCGTGGGATTTATGTCCAAGGCTATTCACCTACTATTCACCCTACTAACATCAATGACCTTTCTTCAGTAGCCACAATTGATGTCCTTTCAGGGTCACAAGCAATTTGTCGCAACAATTTTTTGACACTGAAAGATGTTCATGGTGTTATAAATGCAATTTCTTGGGGTGTTATTCTTCCTGTAGGCGCGGTCACAGCCCGTTACCTAAGGCATATTGAGTCACTAGGACCAGCATGGTTTTATGCACATGCAGGGATACAATTATCAGGAATTTTACTAGGAACTGTTGGATTTGCAATTGGTATTAGATTGGGGCAGCTTTCACCAGGGAGAGTCTATGGACTTCATCGAAAACTCGGGATCGCGACATTTATTTTGGGCATGTTACAAACATTGGCCTTGTTTTTTAGGCCTAAAACTACAAATAAATTTAGGAGATATTGGAAATCTTATCACCATCTTGTTGGATATGCTTGTGTGGTTTTAGGGGTTGTGAATGTCTTTCAAGGATTTGAAGTGATGGGAGAAGGAAGGTCTTATGTTAAATTGGCTTATTGTTTGTGTTTGTCCACATTAATTGGTATTTCTGTGGCATTAGAAGTGAATTCTTGGGTTGTTTTTTGTAGaaaagcaaaagaagaaaagttgaGAAGAGAAGGATTAATTGGGAGTTCTGGAAAATTCAGTGGATCAagtcatggttga